A genomic region of Papaver somniferum cultivar HN1 chromosome 7, ASM357369v1, whole genome shotgun sequence contains the following coding sequences:
- the LOC113294750 gene encoding uncharacterized protein LOC113294750: protein MGRSFGRPIRVDETILKKQAGFYANILVEIDLAKVIPNKVGMESKYGKFEQEIRFSNLPKFCNHCQGQNQNSVGFDICFPSNSNAGTSGHKEGAITDLIPICQNDTSNIKSTGSYFSKAVAKPIKGKKVVPNVTTRKQANNSVKFKPNVRAFSSILKQLRLTGISRMVIHNSYGKLKGNIWVFWNSSLSIPSIISSTRQALTTQVAEAVVTGVHAACLTIDRRELWSPLRITMQEFRDCIESCNSMQAPRSGIKYLWCNNKVGRKRILCDLDKAFYNVKWLEQYEGWNYKVGVRGTSDHGALMGGVTNITRPSNIPFRYQAVWTTHPDFIKVIQDSWNGEVFGNPTFCFISKLKRLKNWIWNWEVFGDLSEKVKSTEDNVMDASLESDADPENMSC from the exons ATGGGAAGATCATTTGGTAGGCCAATTCGTGTTGATGAGACTATATTGAAAAAGCAAGCTGGTTTTTATGCAAATATCTTGGTGGAAATTGATTTGGCTAAAGTAATTCCTAATAAGGTGGGGATGGAATCAAAGTATGGAAAATTTGAGCAGGAAATTCGTTTTTCCAACTTACCAAAGTTTTGCAATCATTGTCAG GGGCAAAACCAAAATTCAGTGGGATTTGATATATGCTTTCCTTCTAATTCAAATGCTGGAACAAGTGGACATAAGGAGGGAGCAATAACAGACTTAATTCCAATTTGTCAGAATGATACTTCTAATATTAAGTCCACTG GATCATACTTTTCTAAAGCTGTGGCCAAACCAATTAAGGGTAAAAAAGTTGTTCCAAATGTAACTACTAGAAAGCAGGCAAATAATTCAGTAAAATTTA AGCCAAACGTGAGAGCTTTTAGTAGTATTTTGAAACAATTAAGGTTAACTGGTATAAGTAGAATGGTTATTCATAATTCTTATGGAAAACTAAAGGGAAATATCTGGGTTTTTTGGAATTCTTCTTTATCTATTCCTTCTATAATTTCTTCTACAAGACAAGCTTTAACAACTCAAGTAGCGGAAGCAGTGGTAACTGGAGTCCATGCAGCATGTTTAACTATTGACAGAAGAGAACTATG GAGCCCACTTAGAATAACAATGCAAGAATTTAGAGACTGTATAGAATCTTGTAACTCGATGCAAGCTCCTAGGTCAGGAATCAAATATTTATGGTGCAATAACAAGGTGGGAAGAAAAAGGATactatgtgatttagataaagcaTTTTATAATGTTAAATGGCTGGAGCAATATGAAGGTTGGAACTATAAAGTGGGTGTCAGAGGAACTTCAGATCATGGAGCTTTAATGGGAGGTGTAACAAATATTACAAGACCATCAAATATACCATTTAGGTATCAAGCTGTGTGGACAACTCATCCAGATTTTATCAAGGTAATACAAGATTCATGGAATGGAGAAGTTTTTGGGAATCCAACTTTCTGTTTTATTAGTAAATTGAAAAGGCTCAAGAACTGGATATGGAATTGGGAAGTGTTTGGGGATCTAAGTGAAAAAGTTAAATCTACCGAAGATAATGTCATGGATGCTTCTTTAGAATCTGATGCAGATCCTGAAAACATGAGTTGTTAA